The genomic region CCAAAGATCTTCGAGCTGGGTTCGGGAAGACGCGACCAAAGCCGACCTCGCTAGTTGCCAACAGCTTTATCCACGCCTGTGGACAACCCACAGGACGAGAGCTTCGATTCGCCCTTTCCTCTTCCGTCGACCACCCAGCATGCCTGCCGTGAGGGTCTGCACGTGGTCCGCTTTTGTTTCGTTCGCGATGTGCGTCGACGCGCGGTGTGTAGTGTTTCGAGTGGAGCGTTGCAAGAGTTTCGTTTCATAAATTTCTAACGTCGCGAGATAACGCGAGTTCATCGGACGAGTTGTCGTCGTCTCCGCGCGCGGCGAACGAAGGTTGACGTAGTCATGAACAAGACCGGACAGACTTCCGAGATGTGGTTTGCGCGTGCACGACGCGTAATTTCCGGCGGAGTCAACTCACCGGTGCGCGCGTGGTCGCAAGTGGGAGGATCGCCGCGCTTCGTCGCATCTGCATCCGCATCTCGTATTCGCGACGTTGAGGGTCGCGAGTACGTCGACTACATCGGATCGTGGGGACCGATGATCTGCGGTCACGCACAAGCGTCCGTTGTCGACGCCATTTCGCAAACGGCGCGCCGGGGAACCAGTTTTGGAGCGGCGACGGCGGCAGAAGTCGAGTTCGCCGAACGCATTTGTGCGAGGATTCCGTCGATCGAGCGCGTCCGTCTTGTCAGCAGCGGCACGGAGGCCACGATGAGCGCCCTCAGGCTCGCGCGCGCAGCGACCGGTCGCGACGGAATCATCAAGTTCGCCGGCTGCTATCACGGCCATTCGGACGGCCTGCTCGTGCGCGCAGGTTCCGGTGCGATGACGCACGGAGTTCCCGACAGTCCCGGCGTACCGAAAAGTGTCGGGGATCTCACGCGCGTCGCGGTGTTCAACGATGCCGAGTCGGTGAATCGCCTTTGCGATTCGAACGTTGCCGCCGTGATCGTCGAACCGGTCGCCGGCAACATGGGAGTGGTTCCTCCCGATCCGCAATTTCTGGAAGACCTGCGCAGCATTACGCACGAGCGCGGCGCGCTGCTGGTGTTCGATGAAGTGATGACCGGTTTTCGCCTCGGTCCTGCCGGTTACCAAAGTCTTACCGATGTGCGGCCCGATCTTACGACGCTCGGAAAAATCATCGGCGGAGGTTTGCCGCTCGCCGCGTACGGCGGACGCGCAGACCTGATGGATCAGATCAGCCCGGCCGGTCCCGTCTACCAGGCGGGCACGCTCTCCGGGAATCCGCTCGCCGTGGCGGCGGGAATGGCCACGCTCGACCTGCTCGAAGGCGAAGAACCGTACGAGCGGCTCGAGCACGCGTCGGCGTATCTCGAAGAAGGACTGAAGGATGCGCTGGGGACGAGACCCGGCTGCGTGCAGCGGGTCGGCTCCATGCTGACGCTGTTTTTCGGCCCCGGCTCGGTGCGCAACTTCGAAGACGCAATGACCTGCGATACCGAACGCTTCGGACGCTTCTTCTCGGCGCTCATCGAGGAGGGGATCTGGATTCCACCGTCGCAGTTCGAGGCATGGTTCGTCTCGCTCGCGCACACCCGCGAAGATCTCGACGCGACGATCTCGGCCGCCGGCCGGGCCTTGCACGCGATCGATTAACGCGCTCCTGATGGCGCCCATGCCTGGCCCATCCCCAGGCCCGTTCCGCGGGCCGTCCAAAGACCGCCCCGCGCTGATGCAGCTGATGGCAATTTCGTGGAACTTCGGCTGGCCGGTGGCCGCCGGCGTCATCGTCGGAAGCTGGGTGGACGGCAAGCTCGGCTCCTCACCGGCCGCGACTCTGACCTTCGGTCTGGGAGCGATGATCACGGCGGTGTGGCGGCTGATTGCGCTCGGAAAACAGGACGCCGTCGAGCGCGAGCATGAGCTCGACGCCGAACGCGAAAAGGAAACGCACCAGCGGTGATCGCCAGAATCGTCCGAGTCGATCGAATCTGGAAAACGACAATTTTCTTAACGGTCGTATTAGCTCTTCTTTGCGGCGCCGCGAGGGTCGCCGATCCGGCAAGCATCGTGCTCGGCGGCGCAATTTCCGTCGCCAACTTCCATTTGATTCGTTTCCTGGTTTCCCGCCTTATGTCACCCGCAGCCGGAGACAGGCTCGCGCTAATAGTCGCGCTGAAATTCCTGTTGCTGCTTACGCTCGTCGCCGTCGCCCTGAAGCGCCTCCCGATCGATCTGGCCTCGTTCCTTGTCGGGACTGGAACGATCGTCGTCGCGATCGTCGTGGACGCACTCTGGCTCGGCGAGCGAGTGGTGGATCCGGGCTGAGCCACTGTCCGCCTGCAGGGAAACGAGGAAATGGAACATCATCCGATCACGCTGCACTCGCTCGTTCCGGGCCTGAATCAGTTGCCGCAGCAGACCTTCTACGCGCTGCTGGCGATGCTCGTCGTGCTCGCGTTCGCCTACAGGGCGACGCAGCAGCTCGAAGAGGCGCGTGCGAAGGGAACGCACCTTACGCCGGACCGCGGGCTTACCGCGCGCAATCTCGCCGAGCTCCTCGTCGGCGGAATCCAGTCGATGTCGCAGGGCGCGCTCGGCGAACAGGGCAAGCCGTACATCGCGCTGTTCGGATCGTTTTTCCTCTTCATCCTCGTCAGCAACGCGATGGGGCTGATTCCCGGGTTCGTGCCGCCAACGAGCAATTTCAACATCACGTTTGCGCTGGGCGTGTTCTCGTTCGTCGCGTTCACGATCATCGGCATCCGCACCCAGGGCCTGGGCAACTACATCAAGCACTTCGCGGGCCCGGTCTGGTGGCTGGCGTTCCTGATGTTTCCGCTCGAGATCATCGGCAACATCTTCCGGCCGATCTCCCTCGGGATGCGTCTTTTCGGCAACATGACCGGCGATCATCTGGTGCTGGAGATCTTCACGGATCTGACGAAGCTCGTGATCCCGGTGATCTTTTATTTCCTGGGCGCATTCGTGTCGCTCGTACAAGCCTTCGTGTTCACGCTGCTCAGCATGGTTTACGTGTCGCTCGCGATGGGTCACGACGATGAAGGCGCCGGGCATGACCATGGTCATGCCGATGCGCATGATACCGTCCCTGCCGTCGCGCACGGGCACGCCCACTGAGCCGGAACTGCGAAGCACGCGCCGTTCGCCGCGGTGGTAGAGGATAGAGGGGTTGTGATGGCGAGGAATGAGACGGCGCAATTCAAAAGGGGCTGAAGGAATCATGAAGAAAATGAAGTTGTTCGTGACGGTATGTGCGGGCGCGATGCTCGCGGTGCTTGCAAGTGCTCCCGTGGCCATGGCGGCTGAGGAAGCCGGTGCCGGCGGCTCGGCCGGAATGATCGCTCTCGGCGCGGGCCTCGCGATCGGTCTCGGGGGCCTCGGCTGCGGAATGGGCCAGGGTCGTGCGGTGGCTTCGGCCATGGAGTCGATCGGCCGCAACCCGAGCTCGGTCGACCGCCTGATGACGCCGATGATCATCGGTCTCGCGCTGATCGAATCGATCGCGATCTACGCGCTCGTCATCGCGTTCTCGCTGCAGGGCAAGATCTGAACGAGCGTTGTCGCCGTTTCCGGCGACGGCAAGACCTGGGAACGGGAGGTTCGGCGACGAGCCTCCCGTTTCTGCTTCCGAGGAGGAACATCCGGTGAACGAATGGCTGCGTGAGTACAAGCGTGAGTGTCTCCTCGACGAGCATCGCTCGCTGTCATCGTTCGTCGAGAAGGAAATCGTCATGACGACGGTGACCAAGCTTGTCGCCGTGGCCCTGTGGCTTGCGGCGATCGGCAACCGCTCGCTGGTTGCGGTCGAAGTCGCCGTGCTCGCGCTCTGGTCGATCGACGTGCTGTACGCGTACTACGGCGACGTCTACAAGCGCCGCCGGCTCCAGGTGCGGGCGTGGCTCGAGCTGCTTCCGCGCTCGGCCGAAGCCGACGTGGCCGCATGGAAGACGCCGGCCAATCCGTTCGACGGGCTGTCGCGCTCGGAGAAAATGTCCGCGCTCACCGGAACGATCGCGAGCCCTGCGGTAAGCGGCGTCTACGTCGCTCTTGCGGTGATGGCCGCGATGCTTTCGCTGGCCTGAGCCGTCCGGGTCCGGGTCCGCCGCGGTTCGCCGTGCAGCGAAACCGCGGCTGCCGGATACGAAATCCCGCCGAGCTCTTTCGCGCCGGATCGGTCGCGAAACCTACTCGCAGCCGGACGACTCGTAGCGGCTGTCGATCACACTCGTAATCCAGTCGTCGAGGACGGCCAGTCCTTCGTCGTGGGCAACGCTGCGGGCGACCGGAGGCATGCGCGCGCCCGGATCGATCGAATGCGCGCGGTACGAAAGAATCGAATCGGCCGCACTGCCGGGAACGATGTCGTACGTGTGGCCGCCTGACGAGCTGCCGGCCGTCGTCGGCGTCTTGCAGACGCCCATGTTGATGTTGACCTTGCGGAAGATGTCGAAGAACACGCCGGTGCTCTGCGCGAGGCCGTTCTGATTGTGGCAGTGCGCACAGTTGGATTCGAGCCAGGCGCGCGCACGCATCTCCTTGTCGATCTCGCCCGACGTCATCTGGTCGAGGCGACCCTGCTCGCTCGCCGGGATCAGGAAGCGATCGTTCGGCACGTTGTAGCGCGGGGTGCGCTGCACGTTGGTAGCGATGCCGGCCGCGTCGACGTCGAGCGCGGGCGCACCCGAGAGAATCCCGAGGTCGATCCAGTGCTGCAGCTGGTTCTCGATTCCGTTTCCGTAGTTCATCGGCCGGTTGAGGGTTCGCACTTTCGGCCCGATCGGCGCGTCGCCCGGCTCGACGTCGTTGCGGATATGGCAGTTGCCGCACTGGTTCGGGTGCGGGATCGCGTAGTGGTCGGTGCTGCCGACGTAGGTCGCCGTCACGTCCGGATCCGGATCTTCGAAGTTCCACGAAACAGCCGCGGTTCCGCCGCCGAGCGCCAGATGCGCGTCGGTACGGTGCCCGGATTCATCGGTGTCCCAGATGTACGGAATTCCTTCCCAGTACGCGTTGCCGTTGCGGTCGCTGCGATGGATGAGCAGCCGCGTCTCGACCACGTTCTCGCCCGCGCCGTTGCGGAACGCGAATGTCTTCGCGATCACGGTGCCGACCGGGAAAACAAGAGTCGCGTTCGGGGCGCTCGCGCTGCCTTCGTACCAGCCGGCCTGCGAGCCGGGCGGAATGAACGCGAAGCGGTATTTCACCGCGTAGTCGGAGAACAGCGGCGTGGTCAGGTCGAACAGCACGCCGCCGTCGTTCGCGCCGCTGCGCGGATCGGTCGGATCCGAGAACAGGTTGTACTGCGAGAGCAGCGGGCAGTTGTACTCAAGCGCCGCGCGGTTGACGAGATTGCCGC from Candidatus Limnocylindrales bacterium harbors:
- a CDS encoding ATP synthase F0 subunit C, yielding MKKMKLFVTVCAGAMLAVLASAPVAMAAEEAGAGGSAGMIALGAGLAIGLGGLGCGMGQGRAVASAMESIGRNPSSVDRLMTPMIIGLALIESIAIYALVIAFSLQGKI
- the atpB gene encoding F0F1 ATP synthase subunit A → MEHHPITLHSLVPGLNQLPQQTFYALLAMLVVLAFAYRATQQLEEARAKGTHLTPDRGLTARNLAELLVGGIQSMSQGALGEQGKPYIALFGSFFLFILVSNAMGLIPGFVPPTSNFNITFALGVFSFVAFTIIGIRTQGLGNYIKHFAGPVWWLAFLMFPLEIIGNIFRPISLGMRLFGNMTGDHLVLEIFTDLTKLVIPVIFYFLGAFVSLVQAFVFTLLSMVYVSLAMGHDDEGAGHDHGHADAHDTVPAVAHGHAH
- the hemL gene encoding glutamate-1-semialdehyde 2,1-aminomutase, with the translated sequence MNKTGQTSEMWFARARRVISGGVNSPVRAWSQVGGSPRFVASASASRIRDVEGREYVDYIGSWGPMICGHAQASVVDAISQTARRGTSFGAATAAEVEFAERICARIPSIERVRLVSSGTEATMSALRLARAATGRDGIIKFAGCYHGHSDGLLVRAGSGAMTHGVPDSPGVPKSVGDLTRVAVFNDAESVNRLCDSNVAAVIVEPVAGNMGVVPPDPQFLEDLRSITHERGALLVFDEVMTGFRLGPAGYQSLTDVRPDLTTLGKIIGGGLPLAAYGGRADLMDQISPAGPVYQAGTLSGNPLAVAAGMATLDLLEGEEPYERLEHASAYLEEGLKDALGTRPGCVQRVGSMLTLFFGPGSVRNFEDAMTCDTERFGRFFSALIEEGIWIPPSQFEAWFVSLAHTREDLDATISAAGRALHAID
- a CDS encoding AtpZ/AtpI family protein translates to MPGPSPGPFRGPSKDRPALMQLMAISWNFGWPVAAGVIVGSWVDGKLGSSPAATLTFGLGAMITAVWRLIALGKQDAVEREHELDAEREKETHQR